Proteins encoded together in one Drosophila albomicans strain 15112-1751.03 chromosome 2R, ASM965048v2, whole genome shotgun sequence window:
- the LOC117575682 gene encoding rho GTPase-activating protein 100F isoform X6, producing MQWKKKFTRLKAATGNSRVRRMLCCGRRKENGRSVPDVTASPGRAPPGPLPANQLSGLGNQQQHHLANQQQQQQHQQQQQHHGNQQQNRNQSGNSNATGGGKDPVLLQGDFRKVSGISSEIFRQIEAVENDHDPNTAAALEAVERRGEMIVRILEPRSMGSKHAVDAAHKLMNKADGRHTVQLVEIVKRPGQTLGLYIREGNGADRTDGVFISRIALESAVYNSGCLRVGDEILAVNLVDVTHMSLDDVVIIMSIPRRLVLAIRQRRGNRGAGSPGPPTLSRPEQKPPPVVVIKRDLRDEDLDETDRMPRPRSSRERRTGDGREMTESRSRLGLGLNNYSPQSEQLDMYYNTRAGVNAMGEPPNWGYKPPPPPSQSVITEQPTKGHAFAPSHAYYQNAGTLESLAEKVHAFYPGAPGQPVGPSRRMSTGTGNVGLAQQHARFPRSGSDQHLPRVEYADYSNSLGRHSLLRSSLKPGTGAPMPVGVGGTLGRYGRYEQQRGVVPKYGPPAAGAQSLTRRSRPNLDYSSDTEATIGPRPSYYYYNRPAIGSMPRGASGVSSGAAAAAAAMLAGGADLNKFNSLPRERPGVRLQGIRSRLGDRLIDENDGNISAPEFDARRGRDLRQRINASPGPSIFTADEYRAWLRRAPSSSAIAEQMRMTRDMFAQPRPHRFSCSAENIHDALRNTESIYSSRTGILGAGTLDRNLGLTRPISALPVRSMSSQHIGGAGSIRSPSIRRMRQLLELSAGPASPSGSIMSTAGHQSPAPTPSATLPRPHRQIDINPAEFAKYKLDKPIVDIGGISGMLWIHLLAGRGLRTAPDMGAQHAGAGVPVAPTQTRDLYCVIECDRVHKARTVVRSGDLQFDWDESFELDLVGNKQLDVLVYSWDPQHRHKLCYRGAISLSAVLRQSPLHQLALKVEPRGTIYIRMRHTDPLALYKRRGLPSLRAGYPTLFGADLESVVNRESKGAPGCAPVPVVLRRCVEEVERRGLDIIGLYRLCGSATKKRLLREAFERNSRAVELSPEHVPDINVITGVLKDYLRELPEPLFTRCLFQMTVDALAVCLPDDPEGNAKLMLSILDCLPRANRATLVFLLDHLSLVVSNSERNKMSAQALATVMGPPLMLHSASAQPGADIDHAQPIAVLKYLLQIWPQPQTQTQHQQLAQHSGMVGGMANASSMSNMAGVASDRSARRVNRAAWKQSQCVASGQTANTTAAAAAAHGGTGQPTALVHFGNQHTLPRPSSALSHSQQSSVSISSGSVSSIASSLATSGATALSIGGLSGLSNSRPIATATSRHTLPRQ from the exons GAGAATGGAAGATCAGTTCCTGATGTTACTGCCAGTCCGGGCCGTGCTCCGCCCGGTCCGCTGCCCGCCAATCAGCTGTCCGGCTTgggcaaccagcagcagcatcatcttgccaaccagcagcagcagcagcaacaccaacagcagcagcagcatcatggCAACCAGCAACAGAATCGCAATCAAAGCGGCAACTCAAATGCCACCGGCGGTGGCAAGGATCCCGTGTTGCTGCAAGGCGACTTTCGCAAGGTCAGCGGCATCAGTTCGGAGATCTTTCGTCAGATAGAAGCCGTTGAGAACGATCATGACCCGAATACGGCGGCTGCACTCGAGGCCGTCGAGCGACGCGGCGAGATGATTGTGCGCATCCTGGAGCCACGCTCCATGGGCAGTAAACACGCTGTCGATGCCGCCCACAAGCTGATGAACAAGGCCGATGGCCGGCATACCGTGCAGCTGGTCGAGATCGTTAAACGGCCCGGCCAAACCTTAGGTCTCTATATACGCGAGGGCAACGGCGCCGATCGCACCGATGGCGTCTTCATATCCCGCATTGCGCTCGAGTCGGCGGTCTACAACAGCGGCTGCCTTAGG GTGGGCGACGAAATCCTGGCCGTCAATTTGGTTGATGTCACACACATGTCGCTCGATGATGTCGTCATCATCATGTCAATTCCTCGACGCCTGGTGCTGGCCATACGACAGCGGCGTGGCAATCGTGGAGCCGGTTCACCGGGACCGCCAACGTTGTCGCGACCGGAGCAGAAGCCCCCGCCGGTGGTCGTGATTAAGCGTGATCTGCGAGACGAGGATCTGGATGAGACGGATCGAATGCCGCGCCCGCGTTCATCACGTGAAAGACGTACAG GAGATGGCCGCGAGATGACCGAATCACGTTCGAGACTAGGCCTGGGGCTGAACAACTACAGTCCGCAGTCGGAGCAGTTGGACATGTACTATAACACGCGAGCCGGCGTCAATGCCATGGGTGAGCCACCCAATTGGGGATACaaaccgccgccgccgccctCGCAATCGGTCATCACGGAGCAGCCCACCAAGGGACATGCGTTTGCCCCGTCGCACGCCTACTATCAGAATGCCGGCACACTGGAGAGTCTCGCCGAGAAGGTGCACGCCTTCTACCCAGGAGCACCGGGTCAACCGGTGGGTCCATCGCGTCGCATGTCCACGGGCACGGGCAACGTGGGCTTGGCCCAGCAGCATGCGCGCTTCCCGCGCTCCGGTTCCGATCAGCACTTGCCACGCGTCGAGTATGCGGACTATTCGAACTCGCTGGGTCGCCACTCGCTGCTGCGTTCTAGCCTGAAGCCAGGCACTGGCGCACCCATGCCTGTGGGCGTGGGCGGCACCTTGGGTCGCTACGGACGCTACGAGCAACAGCGTGGCGTGGTGCCCAAATACGGACCGCCAGCTGCGGGCGCACAGTCGCTGACGCGACGATCGCGTCCGAATCTGGACTACTCCAGCGACACGGAGGCCACGATTGGCCCTCGGCCCAGTTACTACTATTATAATCGCCCCGCCATTGGCAGCATGCCGCGTGGCGCAAGTGGCGTGAGCAGCggtgcagctgctgcggcggctgctATGCTGGCCGGTGGCGCCGATCTCAACAAGTTCAACTCACTGCCCAGGGAGCGTCCGGGCGTGCGCTTGCAGGGCATCAGATCGAGGCTGGGCGATCGCCTGATCGATGAGAACGATGGCAACATTTCGGCGCCGGAGTTTGATGCGCGTCGAGGCCGCGATTTGCGGCAACGCATCAATGCCAGTCCTGGGCCCTCGATCTTCACGGCGGACGAGTATCGCGCTTGGCTGCGACGAGCGCCGAGCAGCTCGGCGATTGCGGAACAGATGCGCATGACTCGGGATATGTTCGCTCAGCCGCGTCCGCATCGCTTCTCCTGCAGCGCCGAGAACATCCACGACGCACTTAGAAAT ACCGAGAGCATTTACTCAAGCAGAACTGGCATACTTGGCGCCGGCACCCTGGACCGCAATCTCGGCCTGACGCGACCCATTTCCGCCTTGCCCGTGCGTTCGATGTCCTCGCAGCACATTGGCGGCGCTGGTTCCATACGCTCGCCAAGCATACGACGCATGCGTCAGCTGCTGGAGCTGTCCGCGGGTCCCGCTAGTCCCAGTGGCAGCATCATGAGCACCGCTGGCCATCAGAGTCCGGCGCCCACACCGAGCGCCACTTTGCCGCGTCCGCATCGTCAGATCGACATCAATCCGGCTGAGTTTGCCAAATACAAGCTGGACAAACCGATTGTGGACATTGGCGGCATCTCCGGCATGCTCTGGATACACTTGCTCGCCGGTCGCGGACTACGAACAGCGCCAGACATGGGTGCACAACATGCAGGCGCCGGAGTGCCAGTGGCACCGACACAGACACGTGATCTCTACTGTGTGATTGAATGCGATCGCGTGCACAAAGCTCGAACGGTGGTGCGATCGGGAGATCTGCAGTTCGACTGGGATGAGTCCTTCGAACTGGATCTAGTGGGCAACAAGCAGCTGGATGTGCTCGTCTACTCCTGGGATCCACAGCACAGGCACAAGCTGTGCTATCGCGGCGCCATCTCATTGTCCGCGGTACTGCGACAGTCGCCCTTGCATCAGCTGGCGCTGAAAGTGGAACCGCGTGGCACGATCTACATACGCATGCGGCACACGGATCCGCTGGCGCTCTACAAGCGACGAGGACTGCCCAGCTTACGGGCAGGTTACCCAACACTATTCGGTGCAGATCTTGAATCGGTGGTCAACAGGGAGTCGAAGGGTGCGCCGGGTTGTGCGCCAGTGCCGGTGGTGCTGCGACGTTGTGTAGAGGAGGTGGAACGGCGCGGTCTCGATATAATCGGACTGTATCGTCTGTGCGGCTCGGCGACCAAGAAGCGTCTGCTGCGGGAGGCCTTCGAGCGCAACAGTCGTGCCGTGGAATTGAGCCCGGAACACGTTCCTGATATTAATGTTATAACCGGTGTGCTCAAGGACTATCTCAGGGAGCTGCCCGAGCCGCTGTTCACGCGTTGTCTCTTCCAGATGACAGTCGATGCATTGG CTGTTTGCCTGCCAGATGATCCCGAGGGCAATGCGAAACTGATGCttagcatactcgactgtctGCCTAGGGCGAATAGG GCCACCCTTGTGTTCCTGCTTGATCATCTGTCGCTGGTGGTATCCAATTCGGAGCGCAACAAGATGTCCGCTCAGGCGCTGGCCACTGTGATGGGTCCACCGCTGATGCTGCATTCGGCGAGTGCGCAGCCGGGCGCTGACATCGATCACGCCCAGCCGATAGCGGTGCTCAAGTATCTGCTGCAGATCTGGCCGCAGCCACAGACGCAGacgcagcatcagcagctggCACAGCACAGCGGCATGGTCGGTGGCATGGCCAATGCCAGCAGCATGAGCAATATGGCGGGTGTTGCTTCAG ACAGGTCGGCGCGGCGAGTCAACAGGGCAGCGTGGAAGCAAAGTCAGTGCGTTGCCAGCGGACAGACAGCAAATActactgcagcagcagcagcagctcatgGCGGCACAGGGCAACCTACTGCGCTCGTCCACTTCGGTAACCAACATACTCTCCCAAGGCCATCATCAGCTCTCAGCCACAGCCAACAATCATCTGTATCAATCAGTAGTGGGTCAGTTAGCTCAATCGCATCGAGCCTTGCAACAAGCGGTGCAACAG CCCTATCAATTGGCGGCCTCAGCGGTCTCAGCAATTCCCGACCAATCGCCACTGCCACTTCCAGGCACACCCTCCCCCGGCAGTAG
- the LOC117575682 gene encoding rho GTPase-activating protein 100F isoform X8 — protein MQWKKKFTRLKAATGNSRVRRMLCCGRRKENGRSVPDVTASPGRAPPGPLPANQLSGLGNQQQHHLANQQQQQQHQQQQQHHGNQQQNRNQSGNSNATGGGKDPVLLQGDFRKVSGISSEIFRQIEAVENDHDPNTAAALEAVERRGEMIVRILEPRSMGSKHAVDAAHKLMNKADGRHTVQLVEIVKRPGQTLGLYIREGNGADRTDGVFISRIALESAVYNSGCLRVGDEILAVNLVDVTHMSLDDVVIIMSIPRRLVLAIRQRRGNRGAGSPGPPTLSRPEQKPPPVVVIKRDLRDEDLDETDRMPRPRSSRERRTGDGREMTESRSRLGLGLNNYSPQSEQLDMYYNTRAGVNAMGEPPNWGYKPPPPPSQSVITEQPTKGHAFAPSHAYYQNAGTLESLAEKVHAFYPGAPGQPVGPSRRMSTGTGNVGLAQQHARFPRSGSDQHLPRVEYADYSNSLGRHSLLRSSLKPGTGAPMPVGVGGTLGRYGRYEQQRGVVPKYGPPAAGAQSLTRRSRPNLDYSSDTEATIGPRPSYYYYNRPAIGSMPRGASGVSSGAAAAAAAMLAGGADLNKFNSLPRERPGVRLQGIRSRLGDRLIDENDGNISAPEFDARRGRDLRQRINASPGPSIFTADEYRAWLRRAPSSSAIAEQMRMTRDMFAQPRPHRFSCSAENIHDALRNTESIYSSRTGILGAGTLDRNLGLTRPISALPVRSMSSQHIGGAGSIRSPSIRRMRQLLELSAGPASPSGSIMSTAGHQSPAPTPSATLPRPHRQIDINPAEFAKYKLDKPIVDIGGISGMLWIHLLAGRGLRTAPDMGAQHAGAGVPVAPTQTRDLYCVIECDRVHKARTVVRSGDLQFDWDESFELDLVGNKQLDVLVYSWDPQHRHKLCYRGAISLSAVLRQSPLHQLALKVEPRGTIYIRMRHTDPLALYKRRGLPSLRAGYPTLFGADLESVVNRESKGAPGCAPVPVVLRRCVEEVERRGLDIIGLYRLCGSATKKRLLREAFERNSRAVELSPEHVPDINVITGVLKDYLRELPEPLFTRCLFQMTVDALAVCLPDDPEGNAKLMLSILDCLPRANRATLVFLLDHLSLVVSNSERNKMSAQALATVMGPPLMLHSASAQPGADIDHAQPIAVLKYLLQIWPQPQTQTQHQQLAQHSGMVGGMANASSMSNMAGVASALSIGGLSGLSNSRPIATATSRHTLPRQ, from the exons GAGAATGGAAGATCAGTTCCTGATGTTACTGCCAGTCCGGGCCGTGCTCCGCCCGGTCCGCTGCCCGCCAATCAGCTGTCCGGCTTgggcaaccagcagcagcatcatcttgccaaccagcagcagcagcagcaacaccaacagcagcagcagcatcatggCAACCAGCAACAGAATCGCAATCAAAGCGGCAACTCAAATGCCACCGGCGGTGGCAAGGATCCCGTGTTGCTGCAAGGCGACTTTCGCAAGGTCAGCGGCATCAGTTCGGAGATCTTTCGTCAGATAGAAGCCGTTGAGAACGATCATGACCCGAATACGGCGGCTGCACTCGAGGCCGTCGAGCGACGCGGCGAGATGATTGTGCGCATCCTGGAGCCACGCTCCATGGGCAGTAAACACGCTGTCGATGCCGCCCACAAGCTGATGAACAAGGCCGATGGCCGGCATACCGTGCAGCTGGTCGAGATCGTTAAACGGCCCGGCCAAACCTTAGGTCTCTATATACGCGAGGGCAACGGCGCCGATCGCACCGATGGCGTCTTCATATCCCGCATTGCGCTCGAGTCGGCGGTCTACAACAGCGGCTGCCTTAGG GTGGGCGACGAAATCCTGGCCGTCAATTTGGTTGATGTCACACACATGTCGCTCGATGATGTCGTCATCATCATGTCAATTCCTCGACGCCTGGTGCTGGCCATACGACAGCGGCGTGGCAATCGTGGAGCCGGTTCACCGGGACCGCCAACGTTGTCGCGACCGGAGCAGAAGCCCCCGCCGGTGGTCGTGATTAAGCGTGATCTGCGAGACGAGGATCTGGATGAGACGGATCGAATGCCGCGCCCGCGTTCATCACGTGAAAGACGTACAG GAGATGGCCGCGAGATGACCGAATCACGTTCGAGACTAGGCCTGGGGCTGAACAACTACAGTCCGCAGTCGGAGCAGTTGGACATGTACTATAACACGCGAGCCGGCGTCAATGCCATGGGTGAGCCACCCAATTGGGGATACaaaccgccgccgccgccctCGCAATCGGTCATCACGGAGCAGCCCACCAAGGGACATGCGTTTGCCCCGTCGCACGCCTACTATCAGAATGCCGGCACACTGGAGAGTCTCGCCGAGAAGGTGCACGCCTTCTACCCAGGAGCACCGGGTCAACCGGTGGGTCCATCGCGTCGCATGTCCACGGGCACGGGCAACGTGGGCTTGGCCCAGCAGCATGCGCGCTTCCCGCGCTCCGGTTCCGATCAGCACTTGCCACGCGTCGAGTATGCGGACTATTCGAACTCGCTGGGTCGCCACTCGCTGCTGCGTTCTAGCCTGAAGCCAGGCACTGGCGCACCCATGCCTGTGGGCGTGGGCGGCACCTTGGGTCGCTACGGACGCTACGAGCAACAGCGTGGCGTGGTGCCCAAATACGGACCGCCAGCTGCGGGCGCACAGTCGCTGACGCGACGATCGCGTCCGAATCTGGACTACTCCAGCGACACGGAGGCCACGATTGGCCCTCGGCCCAGTTACTACTATTATAATCGCCCCGCCATTGGCAGCATGCCGCGTGGCGCAAGTGGCGTGAGCAGCggtgcagctgctgcggcggctgctATGCTGGCCGGTGGCGCCGATCTCAACAAGTTCAACTCACTGCCCAGGGAGCGTCCGGGCGTGCGCTTGCAGGGCATCAGATCGAGGCTGGGCGATCGCCTGATCGATGAGAACGATGGCAACATTTCGGCGCCGGAGTTTGATGCGCGTCGAGGCCGCGATTTGCGGCAACGCATCAATGCCAGTCCTGGGCCCTCGATCTTCACGGCGGACGAGTATCGCGCTTGGCTGCGACGAGCGCCGAGCAGCTCGGCGATTGCGGAACAGATGCGCATGACTCGGGATATGTTCGCTCAGCCGCGTCCGCATCGCTTCTCCTGCAGCGCCGAGAACATCCACGACGCACTTAGAAAT ACCGAGAGCATTTACTCAAGCAGAACTGGCATACTTGGCGCCGGCACCCTGGACCGCAATCTCGGCCTGACGCGACCCATTTCCGCCTTGCCCGTGCGTTCGATGTCCTCGCAGCACATTGGCGGCGCTGGTTCCATACGCTCGCCAAGCATACGACGCATGCGTCAGCTGCTGGAGCTGTCCGCGGGTCCCGCTAGTCCCAGTGGCAGCATCATGAGCACCGCTGGCCATCAGAGTCCGGCGCCCACACCGAGCGCCACTTTGCCGCGTCCGCATCGTCAGATCGACATCAATCCGGCTGAGTTTGCCAAATACAAGCTGGACAAACCGATTGTGGACATTGGCGGCATCTCCGGCATGCTCTGGATACACTTGCTCGCCGGTCGCGGACTACGAACAGCGCCAGACATGGGTGCACAACATGCAGGCGCCGGAGTGCCAGTGGCACCGACACAGACACGTGATCTCTACTGTGTGATTGAATGCGATCGCGTGCACAAAGCTCGAACGGTGGTGCGATCGGGAGATCTGCAGTTCGACTGGGATGAGTCCTTCGAACTGGATCTAGTGGGCAACAAGCAGCTGGATGTGCTCGTCTACTCCTGGGATCCACAGCACAGGCACAAGCTGTGCTATCGCGGCGCCATCTCATTGTCCGCGGTACTGCGACAGTCGCCCTTGCATCAGCTGGCGCTGAAAGTGGAACCGCGTGGCACGATCTACATACGCATGCGGCACACGGATCCGCTGGCGCTCTACAAGCGACGAGGACTGCCCAGCTTACGGGCAGGTTACCCAACACTATTCGGTGCAGATCTTGAATCGGTGGTCAACAGGGAGTCGAAGGGTGCGCCGGGTTGTGCGCCAGTGCCGGTGGTGCTGCGACGTTGTGTAGAGGAGGTGGAACGGCGCGGTCTCGATATAATCGGACTGTATCGTCTGTGCGGCTCGGCGACCAAGAAGCGTCTGCTGCGGGAGGCCTTCGAGCGCAACAGTCGTGCCGTGGAATTGAGCCCGGAACACGTTCCTGATATTAATGTTATAACCGGTGTGCTCAAGGACTATCTCAGGGAGCTGCCCGAGCCGCTGTTCACGCGTTGTCTCTTCCAGATGACAGTCGATGCATTGG CTGTTTGCCTGCCAGATGATCCCGAGGGCAATGCGAAACTGATGCttagcatactcgactgtctGCCTAGGGCGAATAGG GCCACCCTTGTGTTCCTGCTTGATCATCTGTCGCTGGTGGTATCCAATTCGGAGCGCAACAAGATGTCCGCTCAGGCGCTGGCCACTGTGATGGGTCCACCGCTGATGCTGCATTCGGCGAGTGCGCAGCCGGGCGCTGACATCGATCACGCCCAGCCGATAGCGGTGCTCAAGTATCTGCTGCAGATCTGGCCGCAGCCACAGACGCAGacgcagcatcagcagctggCACAGCACAGCGGCATGGTCGGTGGCATGGCCAATGCCAGCAGCATGAGCAATATGGCGGGTGTTGCTTCAG CCCTATCAATTGGCGGCCTCAGCGGTCTCAGCAATTCCCGACCAATCGCCACTGCCACTTCCAGGCACACCCTCCCCCGGCAGTAG